The genomic window AATGACCGATTCCTTCCTATTTTTGAATGCATTCATACTATTAACAAATTTGCTGattatatatctatctatctatctatctatctatctatctatatatatatatatatatatatgtatatatatatatatatatatatatatatatatatatatatatatatatatatatatatatatgtagctGTCACAGTACAAACAGATGTCTCAATATTATATTCTACTTGGCGAAAGTGATAGATAGACGTGACAATGATCTCGAGAGAGCGGAGGAGTtaaactgtctgtctcttaTAAAGCCAACTTGCCTGCATGCTAGGTTGCTTGTCTGTATTTCttcctctgtttgtctgtttgtctgtctttctgtttaaACTCATCTAGGTTTCAGATGACCAGCTCAACTTTTTCTTTGACTATTGGCCTTTAAATATTTCTAAAAATAAGAGCTCATACTCTTCCTATTTATGGTTCTTACCATAGAGTGAATATAATCGAGTCCACACAAAGAATCATGTGTCATGTGCAACATCTCCTTGACATGCATCAATCACAGCAGACATAGAGCCGTTATGTAATTCCATGACAATCCATGCCTTCTTCTCTTCTAACTCCAAAGTGACACCACAAACATCAATTATGTTTGGATGATGTATTTTCCATCCTATAGATGCTTCTTGTTCCACAAGTAGAGCGTAGCGTTGAACATCAACCAAACCATCATCCAATAttttgacagcaacaggacaGCCACGCCAATATTCAACTCTAACATCTAAATcacattaataaattaagcTTTACTAAAATTGTGTACTAGAGTAATGTCAGTATTATAATTGTGCATCTCACATCCATATGATCCACATCCAAGTTCTGTGCCAGTCAATTGAATGTCATGTAAAGGAATGAGAACTTCAGCTCGTTTTTCTTCCCTGTATCGTTCAATTACTGCATCAACATCACTCAGTAACTCTCTAATGTTGGCATTGTATCTAGTAGTTGATGAAGATATTCGCTCTCTTCACATATTTTCACAATTTGTGTTTGAGCTTCATCGAGATTCTTCTGAAcgttgtctttgtcttcttgtaACCTTTGCAAGAgttcttctttctctcttctctctttagtAAACGCACGTTCTCTTTGCAGCTGATCGTCTCGCCGTAACTCTTCTAAACTAGAGTTTTGTTGTCTCAATAGTTTATTTTCCTCATCTTTTGCTGAACCATCTTTTGTCAGTTGTTCTATCTTGTGAATCAGCTCTTGTACTAGTAACTGCTCATCACCCTTTCCCACCTGTACGTGTTGTCTTGGAGTTTCTCTCAACTGCTCAATTATCTTATCTTTTGCTGAACCGTCTTGTGTCAATTGTTCTATCTGTTGCCTCAACTGTTGTACTAATTGCTCATCATCGCTTCCCACCTGTTGTCTTGGAGATTGTCGTATAGGTGTTGTGGTCTGTGCAAGAaagaaaatattttaaataagTTATTATGTACAGTGTGAAATGTGTAAAATAAGTTCTCGCTTTGATCGAACATCACGCAATTCATTGGTTCGGACACACAAGTTTTAGTTATCTTGTTTCTTTCCTGATAATCACTAACATGAATTACTTTGTCTTGGTAGAAAACTCTGTCATGAACATTTGGCTGTAGGTCCCATTCGAACTCCAATCGAACATTCTAGCCTGCCTTTAATTAATCTGCATTATGCAGTAATCAAATATTGCACTCACCTAATTTCCGAAAGAAACTTGGCTCCTGATTCCATTCAACATAACTACAATCTCTAGTAACAACATTACAAGCACATGTACACTTTTTGCACtgacaataataaatacaatatttGACCTTTGAAACGAAGCCTGCAATCAGGTTGTCTCCCAGCAACGTTCCATGATCTCTTTATATCCCTCTAGATAATCATTATCACTTAGTCGAGGTTTCTGACCAACCATAACATTTACTCGTATGACGAGAGGAGAAAGGGTAACTAAAATACCAgcaattgttaattaattaatatattaatactATGAAAACAAAACATCGTACAATCATAGATCGGTTTCATTTCTTTCAGTTGCCAAAGAATCATTGAATATCTATAATACAATTGATATTTCTAAGAATcagccactgtgtgtgtgtgtgtgtgtgtgtgtgtgtgtgtgtgtgtgtgtgtgtgtgtgtgtgtgtgtgtgtgtgtgtgtgtgtgtgtgtgtgttgctgtgcgtgcgtgtgtgtggtgctgtggtgtgtgcgcgtgcgtgtgtgtgtgtgtgtgtgtgtgtgtgtgtgtgtgtgtgtgtgtgcgcgcttgcgtgtgtgtgtgcgcgtgcgtgtgtgtgtgcgcgtgcgtgtgtgtggtgctgtgcgtgagtgtgtgtgtgtgtgtgtgtgtgtgtgtgtgtgtgtgtgtgtgtgtgtgtgcgcgcgcgcgcgcgtgtattTAGGTATGCTTGTATATGATGGACTTTCGAGTAAACGTCAACTTTAATCTCCTTCCCCATTTCAAGTTTTTCGTCAAAAATTTTAGGTGCGGTAAATGCTACTGTCCCTTTGTagctgtttgttgattgttttgaAGAAATCTCACGTAGTTTTGCAAGTCCAAAATCAATGATCTATAAAGTCAGTATATAGATTGAGAGATAAGATCGAAAAGTTCCAGCAAACACACTATAGACCTCCATACCTTGGGAATTTGTAATCTTGTCTTCAATTAGTCTTATTTAGTTTATTCAAAAGATTGTCAATGCAAATGCATGCTTGCAAGCAATTCTTGCCAATATTCCATCTACTTCAACAAGTGCTTTCTTTTCTGCTGTCACAGACCTTAGTTCTGTCGAGATGCCCAGTGCAAATGCTGGGCCCAGTGCGAATGCTGGCACTTTGCGACACttagggtgcgttcgaatactagctctagaactggaattgttgcaactgtcacgccctaaatgcaaaattcccgAAGGTTGCCAAAGTGCAATGGtgggtacagatgctgaggccgttgtggaccttTTTCTTGGTTATAATGAACATTTTTGGCGACCATCGGCTTGGCAAACACGAGAAGGAGCGACGTTTggaactgattacagtgaccttcttggcgcgagcagctccaaaaaaccgaaagcgatagcactgctgatgttcgaacagactacaacagGACCTGCCTTGCTCGGGCGAAACTGTCTTAACCAGATCAGATTGGACTGGCACGGAATCCACATTGTTAGGAATTCAAGTTTTACTCTTCAGAGTATTCTGGACAAACACCGAACCTTAATCGCTCCAGGTTTGGGTTGCATGCGTATTTTAGCCTCTATTAGTTTGAAGCCAGGAACAGTGCCAAAGTTCTGCAAGTACAGATCCGTAACGTATGCGTTATGCGAGGCAGTTGAAGAAGAGTTGGACAGATTACAACGAGACAGTGTCATAGACAAAGTGGATGTGAGTGAATGGGGAACCCACTGGTGTGCGCTAAAGAGACAGACGGCTCTATTAGGTTATGTGGGGATTACAAGGTTACTCTGAACCAATGCATACAGCTAGACCAGTACCCCCTACCGAAAGCAGTGGGCCTTTTTCATCAATTATCTGATGGCAAGAAATTTACTATGCTGGATTTATCCCACGCTTATCAGCAGATCCCTTTAACGGAGGACTCTAAGGAATACACCACCATTAATACCCACAAAGGCCTTTATCCCTACCTACGAATGCCATTCGGCATTGCCTGTGCACCGGCTAAGTTCCAGAAAGCTATTGATCAAGTTCTGCTGGGCCTGAAGAAAGTTGGGGCATATATGGAGACGTCATTGTCACGGGAGCAACTAGAGAACAACACCTTATAAAACTCGAGGCGGTACTGAACCGTTTTGAAGAACAGGGTATACGGCGGAATAAGTGTCACTTTCTGCAGCCATAAGTAGAATTCCTTGGCCACCGCATTGACAAAGACGAAGTACACGTCTTAGAAACCAAGGTGGAGGCAATCCGAAACTGTCCACAACCTGAAAATGTCATCCAATTACAGTTAGTTCCTGGAATGGTAAACTACCATAATCGATACATTCCAAATCTATCGTCTCTCCTACAGCCTCTCACAGCCTTATTACAAAAAGGCGAGAAATGGGTGTGGTCAGCGGCTTGTGAACGAGCATTTCAGTTAGTCAAAAAAAAGCTAACAAGCGCTTCTGTTTTGGCTTTCTATGATCCACGTTTGCCACTACGGgttgcagcagatgcatcAGCATATGGCATAGGTGCAGTGTCGACACAGATTATGCCTCAGGGTCAGGAACGGCCGGTTGATTTGCCTCGCGCACCATGAAATCTGCAAAACGAAACTATTCTCAACTAGAGCGAGAATCTTTAGCTGCCAGCTATGCCGTTAATAAATTTCATCAATACGTCTATGGAAGATACTTCGTCTTGATTACTGACCAGCAACCATTGATGACCATCCTTAGCCCCAGTAAAGGCATACCCTTCATGGAAGCGGCACGGTTGCAGAGGAGGGCCATCACTGTGACCTCATACTCGTACACCATACAGTTCAAATATTCAAAGGACAATGCCTCCGCAGATGCTTTGTTTCGGCTTCCCTGCATATCAAATACCAAGGAATAACCTGAGGCTACTTTTTACCTCAGAGAGTTTGATAACCTCCCAGTCACAGCGAAACAGTTAGCAACGGGTACCCGTCGTGATCCAACCTTGGCAAAAGTTCTGCACTGGACCAGATTTGGATGGCCTTCTCACTGCTCTGATACAGACGCCAAGCCTTACCTTAACCGGAAACATGAATTGTAAGTGGCACAGGATTGCTTACTATGAGGCACAAGAGTGATTATAACTGTCAGCTTTCGTTACCGGTTACTGGAAGAGGTGCACGCACAACACGTTAGTGCCAGTCGCATGAAAGCCCTAGCAAGGAGTCATTTCTGGTGGCCACATTTGGACAACGATATTCAATCAGGAGCACGCTCCTGTGCCAGCTGCAAAAAGCATCAGGATATGCTAGCTTCAGCACCACTACATTACTGGAAGTGACCAGCTACCCTTTGGTATCGTGTTCATATTGACTTCGTTGAGATCAATAATACTCATTTCCTGCCCCTCACTGATGCGCATTCAAAATGGCTAGAGGTAGCGCATATGccttcaacaacaaatgccacAGCTACCATTCACACTTTGCGGAACATATTTTCTACTCACGGTCTACCAGTCCACCTGGTCTCTGACAATGGGCCACCATTCACCTCAGCAGAGCTTAAAACATTTATGAAACAAAAGGGCATCTACCATATCCGCACACCACCTTTTCACCCCGCGTCAAACGGGGCAGCCGAGAAGGCGGTACAGACATTCAAGAGGGCTCTTCAGAAGGACACAGCAACAGTACCATTAAAGCACAAACTAGCAAATTTCCTCCTCAGTTATCGAACTACTCCTCATTCAGCAACAGGCCAAGCTCCATGCATCATGTTAATGCATCGATCTATCCAGACAAGATTAGATCTCGTCTATCCAAGTCTTACAGACGTGATCTCCCGTCATCAAAAATCTCAATGTCCTTCCCATGACAATAGCCAGCCTTTGCGGAGGTTTGCTGTTGGGGATACGGTTTTGGCTCGAGACTATCGCACAAATCAGGCCAAGTGGTCCGAAGAAACTATGACGCAAGTATTGGGCCCACTTACGTCTGAGGTCTATCTACCTGATACGCAACTGAAGTGGAAACGCCACACCGACCAACTGGTACATTGCCCTAGCTCGACTGCTAGTCCCACCAATACAACGGACTCTCTGGTGTCTTTCCCGTCAGTTGCCTGTCGTCAGGATCAACTCACCGTCTTACAGTTCCTACTTGAAACTCACTTTCTACGTCGGTCATCGATCAACAAACTTCGGTTACTCCTATGGCTGCATCCACAACCACAGATTTCGGAAGACACCAGAGTCGCCTCAGACTCAGCAGAAACAACGGCCGACAGTAACTCATCTACTGCGATCACCTCAATTCTCGGAAGAAATCCAGTTAGTCCTATTGCAACATCCTCCTTATGTCGGTCCACCAGATTATCCCGACCGCCTGAAAGACTTGACTTATATTTTTTTGCATTGTTGTGCTGTGATGGTTTACGACTCTTAGTCTCTGGTGAAGTCTTCCTCCCTTTTATTTAAGGGGGGAAGTATGGTGTagtgttgcgcatgcgttgtGCAGGTAGTTGTAATACAGTTATTCGATATACAGTCTACGTTACTACACCAGACATATCCTTTTCTATGATCAGAAGCGCTAGACTATCTACTTTTGTCCCATGCCAGCCCTAACTTAGCCTAGGGTAGGTCTTCAGTCTTTCAAACATGAAAACGAACGTTCACATGACGCGGTAGAGACACCTAGTATCAACACAATTGTAGCACTTTGAGCAAGTCTACGAAAGTTTCCTTCACTAGCAAGAGATGATATATCACGTCTGAGAAAAAGTTTACTTCCTGTTTGCTCTCTAGCTAAATAACGTGTTGCAGGCTCCGCCTGACATGACACCATTTCATGACTAGgagctggttcacaatacaagactgttgcaattgttagaattatatgtggtaatagatatattcatataccatgcatatgtactgtgctcatcagcaatggctgctcacacctgagattgattatttttggGGGAGAGGGAGGTTTCCTTCTCCTTAAAGCGGAAATTGCAAGGGATCGTCCTAGAGCGGAAGTCGTCGAAGAACCACTCcgccccttccaatcagcagcacgcgCTGGAATGAGAAACGACTCCCTACTGTGTTGAGCTATGAATAGGCCAGGCGTTTCACAAGAGTCCCTGCTGCGTACTTCGCACAAGGCGGTTTCATTTTTCGTCCTTGCTGCGCTCAtttttcattcttgctgcgttcatttttcgttctttccGCGTTCAATTCCGCGTTCAACTCagccaaatataatcaaaaatagtaacttgaaaatagaaaaattaaaaataaaacataaaaatgaaaaataaagatatgaaaaataaaaatttggtTTCCAAATTATTTTTTAGTAAAATGATTTGAAACCTTTGAcaagaaattaaaaaaataaaaataaaattaaaattaaaatttgaaagttaaaaattgaaatttgaaaatgaaaaattgaaatggcggGAAAGGTCACGGACCCGGAGCCCTAGTGTATTCTAATTGGCTATGGTAGGCAGTACCAAACCCAGTTCTAGACTCCAATGTCTGTTCAATTACTTGAGAGCACGTGGGAACTGCGGTTAGATATGAACTTAcgttcaaaggttcaaccaaGGCTTCGACTATCTAAGCTTGCTAGTTTTACTTAGCAatccatagttcaaagtaCGTCCCCGTCAGCTATCAAGTAGTGGCTTTGAAGTCATCTGACCCCTGGTGTAAACGAAAGAGGAAGGAAGGCCAAACGCAGGAAGTTACCAATTGTGTCGTACTAAAGAATCAATCACGGTATTCATTAACGGATCTGGTAGctcctccttgtgagctttccaatgatgttggaatcaacctgCTAGGACGTCCGCTTCAGGTGATACGGTTTTCCCCCACGTCCTCTCCAATTatcgaacagactttagtaTACGAACACAGccacagtgaacgcgaacagagtGTAGACCTTCCGCCAAGGGTCGACGTTATAGGCCAAACGCAGCCCAAATACTCCCTGAACTAAGCGTCCTTAGAATGTGCATGATTTCACCAAACAGCCAGACTGGAAACATTCACAAAACACCAACTCGAAATTTCCTAGACAAGCTGTCAAACCCACACCTGCATGCATACACCCACAACAGGAGGCCATGCATCAAGTGTTCTCTCCCCAAAATGGAACAAACACAATGTGAGAGTCGTCACATCATGGGGAAACACTGATTACGTGCTCCAGTGGCAACAATCTATACatacttgtttgtcagttggtAAGGTGTCGTGAGACGTTTGACCGCCGCTGTTTCGTTAGAGTTCGCCAACTGACATCGATAGACGACGCCAAAGCCTCCGGCACCGAGAAAGTCGGAACTGCCCTCtgtctcgctgtacacaattTCCTTTCGTCCGAATATCTTCGGCTCACTGCGCATGAAGGCGTATACGTACCCGTCTTCCTGGTTCATTGCGACCAAGAAAGAAGGTAGCGACAAATATCTATGCAATCAATTAAGACCAATTAGAGCAGTATCCGGAGATATGCGCTAGGCTGCTGGCTTCGCTCGCTAACGGTAAATCCGTACAgtactaaccaagttgggtatctgggcgcTATATCAGAACAAAATTGACAGACGTACGTTTAAAAACTGCTGGGACGGgtttcaagaattttgtcGACCAAGTGAAGCATTTTTGCGCGCCATCAGCTAACACGAGCCTTACTGACGCAATCACGTTCccggaaatggtctctctgttgtttccgtgCTCCAACAATGGTGGAAACTGCGGCATGTGGTATGTTAGTGGTAGGTTACCTATGAGTATAATCAACAGTTTAGTGCTATAATACAATCCATCAAACCCTACTGAGCCCGCAGACATGTAGCCTCGCACCCAGGCCCTCTAGCGCACCTGGAGGAAAGGGTTGTATTCACATGCGCGcaaaattagaaggaaatcgaaGTAATGTGTGAACGCATGCAGAACCGaggttgtttagaatctcgagccgataatgtcgcgcaaTTGACAGTGAAACAGCCtccgtgttcagtagtgatgaagccctagatctagacccaaggtcaagtgatTCAATTAGACACTGTCTAGCTAAAGTATTACCTTGTTTATTGTAGCAGTTCAGGGGCAGATTTAGGATTTTTGGATGGGGGgtttcgtgacgtcacaaaggttAGGATCAGCCATgcctccagatataaattagctatttaatcatctataccATACAACGGAAGTatgcgttaattaatgaatctacagtacgggtcaatttgaattgattttgcaagcttacatgtcttttgctagacaggcaaatgttacctctctttcttttctttcgaaAAAAGCCTCTATAAATTGACATATATGGTTTCATAAAATTGTGAAGGTTGTGACcatcaaatatattttcatgagatGGAAAttaactactttgaaacattatcattgcaaggaagtaaCGAAGTGGTTGTGTTCGAGCTGGGCCAAAAAGCcacagtttgatttcaactagCACTTTCAGTTATCAGGTCCCGAAAGAAGTGGAGGTGCGACACAGAGCCGTATTCGCCACACCTTTTTCCTTGCTGCAAGCCTGAAATGCCTTGATTTTACAGAAAGAAGCCTTCGCAAGGTTTTCTTTAATGTCTTGGTAACTTGAAGTCTGAAAGGGCTAGCTTCTTTCAAGCGACGACGTTCTAGAGCAGCCAAACAAAGATGTCAACTGACGATGTGAAGCCGTTCAGCACGCTCTTCCATGTGCTGAATTGACGCATTGTGTCCGATGTTCGCATCTAGTAGGCTACAAaaagagtaggagtaccgtACGCCTCACTCGTACTGTCTGACTGCTGGTACGCGGTCACCgcgtgatgacgtcacgtaAAATTTATGGGGTTCCACGGAACTCCCGGAAAACCGTCTAGATCCGCCAGTGCAGTTGTTTGGAGTGTCGAGTTTGTCATTCAGAGATGTCTGCTTGTACTGCAGTCAGGCTGTCTAGCTAGAGTGTTTGCGTCCCGAGAAGGACTGCagcagaagttgcagcttatTTTGGGGATTTCTATATCTTGTTGATAACACAGCGATTTACCGTACGCGTATCCTGTGGGAAGCCAGACGAACACGTCGTTTCCGTTGTAGATGTGCTCTAGGACAAcacgctgctgctccttcagctctacaCTACAcagcttaattaagcttgcCTAGCTCGTAGTGCAACGTCATATCAAAACCAGAGGCTCTGGCTTCATCcaccatttgccaaattggGTCGCATTGCGCGcaacattatcggctcgagattctaaacaacgtcggttccgcatgcgtgcaaaCATTGCCACATTTCACtgctaatttatgcgcgcatgcgaatacaacgtatcccaggccctcttcttcCGGCGCGCAAGAGAGTCTGGGTATGAGGCTAGCAGGCAGGTTATTTTACTAAGATACAGCATCTCTACTTGTACACTAGCACTTGAATGCagaaaattttatttatataaatataaatcaTGACATCTTTGCCCAATCGTCTGATCAATATATGACTACTTTATAACGCAATATATCAGGCTATATTGGAAAATGCAACAAACATAACTTACATTTGATTATCATTTTCTGCACGAATTGCCCATGTCT from Corticium candelabrum chromosome 12, ooCorCand1.1, whole genome shotgun sequence includes these protein-coding regions:
- the LOC134188349 gene encoding uncharacterized protein LOC134188349 — its product is MFDQSENLFYTFHTTTTPIRQSPRQQVGSDDEQLVQQLRQQIEQLTQDGSAKDKIIEQLRETPRQHVQVGKGDEQLLVQELIHKIEQLTKDGSAKDEENKLLRQQNSSLEELRRDDQLQRERAFTKERREKEELLQRLQEDKDNVQKNLDEAQTQIVKICEESEYLHQLLDTMPTLESY